In Pseudonocardia sp. C8, one genomic interval encodes:
- a CDS encoding ABC transporter permease, translating into MSAPTVPSGLLTRTFRRRQARIGAVLTLVVVAVALLGPVLGPALTGYGVDDFAGRPFRADGLAGTDDLGRDVLTRFLAGGGPVLLYALAATAIGIVGGAVAGMLAGYSGGRLDTLIMRGGDVLLSFPQLVLALLAVAVLGSSGWLLVLVIGITHIPRVARVARQATLAVATQDYVLAARMYGVPRRRILATEVLPNITGPLMVELGLRLTYSIGYVASLSFLGLGVQPPAADWGLQINENRIALIVAPWGVLLPVLAIAVLTVGTNMITDALAKESADTTGEAAS; encoded by the coding sequence ATGAGCGCACCCACCGTGCCCTCGGGGCTGCTGACGCGGACCTTCCGCCGGCGCCAGGCCCGGATCGGCGCCGTACTGACCCTGGTCGTCGTCGCGGTCGCGCTGCTCGGGCCGGTGCTCGGCCCGGCGCTGACCGGCTACGGCGTCGACGACTTCGCCGGCCGCCCGTTCCGGGCCGACGGCCTCGCCGGCACCGACGACCTGGGCCGCGACGTGCTCACCCGGTTCCTCGCCGGCGGCGGCCCGGTGCTGCTGTACGCGCTGGCCGCGACCGCCATCGGCATCGTCGGCGGCGCGGTTGCCGGGATGCTCGCCGGGTACTCGGGCGGCCGCCTCGACACGCTGATCATGCGGGGCGGGGACGTGCTGCTGTCGTTCCCGCAGCTCGTGCTCGCGTTGCTGGCGGTGGCCGTGCTCGGCTCGTCCGGCTGGCTGCTGGTGCTGGTCATCGGCATCACCCACATCCCCCGGGTCGCCCGGGTCGCCCGGCAGGCGACCCTCGCCGTCGCGACCCAGGACTACGTGCTCGCGGCCCGGATGTACGGCGTGCCGCGGCGGCGGATCCTCGCCACCGAGGTGCTGCCGAACATCACCGGACCGCTGATGGTGGAGCTCGGGCTGCGGCTGACGTACTCGATCGGCTACGTGGCCTCGCTGTCGTTCCTCGGCCTCGGCGTGCAGCCGCCGGCCGCGGACTGGGGCCTGCAGATCAACGAGAACCGGATCGCGCTGATCGTCGCGCCGTGGGGCGTGCTGCTGCCGGTGCTCGCGATCGCGGTGCTCACCGTCGGTACGAACATGATCACGGACGCGCTGGCGAAGGAGTCCGCGGACACCACCGGAGAGGCGGCGTCATGA
- a CDS encoding ABC transporter substrate-binding protein, with the protein MMSPTATSFSRRRLLGGAAGLAAAAFLTGCGGPAAARDAGPPRRGGVLRVGVTGGGASDTLDPHSPATNPDIARTLSLYEPLLHWDDAYTLQPAVAEAVRPEPGARAWTATIRAGITFHDGRPVTPDDVVATFARITDPDDPKSGASQFGILDRVVVAGDRQVRFELTEPSPVFDQYLAEYSCGIVPADFDVSRPVGTGAFRFESFTAGQQSAFVRHDGYWRPGQPHLDRLELINFAEDDARINALLSGQVDAIDQVPLSLTEVVGSYESVRLLTSETGSWLPFTMRVDVAPFDDVRVRQALRLIAGRDEMLNQVLSGLGARAVDLYARYDPQYLAPQREQDLERARDLLSAAGRPNLALELVTSPIQAGTVEAAQVFATQARAAGVEIGLRRVDTSTFFSDQYLQWEFAQSFWNTRNYLPQASSSSMPDSPFNETHWEDAEYQAVVRRARSELDPAVRARLVRQAQQIEFDRGGYLIWGFPDRVDAHQAYVGGLVPNRTGLSLSGYEFRKAWVNA; encoded by the coding sequence ATGATGAGCCCGACAGCGACGTCGTTCTCACGGCGCCGCCTGCTCGGCGGAGCGGCCGGCCTGGCCGCCGCGGCGTTCCTCACCGGCTGCGGCGGCCCCGCCGCGGCCCGGGACGCCGGCCCGCCGCGCCGCGGCGGAGTCCTGCGCGTCGGGGTGACCGGGGGCGGCGCCTCCGACACCCTCGACCCGCACAGCCCGGCGACCAACCCGGACATCGCCCGCACCCTCAGCCTGTACGAACCGCTGCTGCACTGGGACGACGCCTACACCCTGCAGCCCGCCGTCGCCGAGGCCGTCCGCCCGGAACCGGGTGCCCGCGCCTGGACCGCGACCATCCGGGCCGGGATCACCTTCCACGACGGCCGCCCGGTCACCCCGGACGACGTCGTCGCGACCTTCGCCCGGATCACCGACCCGGACGACCCCAAGTCCGGGGCCTCGCAGTTCGGGATCCTCGACCGGGTCGTCGTGGCCGGCGACCGGCAGGTCCGCTTCGAGCTGACCGAGCCGTCTCCGGTGTTCGACCAGTACCTGGCCGAGTACTCGTGCGGCATCGTGCCCGCGGACTTCGACGTGTCCCGCCCGGTCGGCACCGGCGCGTTCCGGTTCGAGTCGTTCACCGCGGGCCAGCAGAGCGCGTTCGTCCGCCACGACGGCTACTGGCGGCCCGGCCAGCCCCACCTCGACCGGCTCGAGCTGATCAACTTCGCCGAGGACGACGCCCGCATCAACGCGCTGCTCTCCGGCCAGGTCGACGCGATCGACCAGGTCCCGCTGTCGCTCACCGAGGTCGTCGGGTCCTACGAGTCGGTGCGGCTGCTCACCTCGGAGACCGGGTCGTGGCTGCCGTTCACCATGCGGGTCGACGTCGCGCCGTTCGACGACGTCCGCGTCCGCCAGGCGCTGCGGCTGATCGCCGGCCGCGACGAGATGCTGAACCAGGTGCTGTCCGGCCTGGGTGCCCGCGCGGTCGACCTCTACGCCCGCTACGACCCCCAGTACCTGGCCCCGCAGCGCGAGCAGGACCTCGAACGGGCCCGCGACCTGCTGTCGGCGGCCGGGCGGCCGAACCTCGCGCTCGAGCTGGTCACCTCCCCGATCCAGGCCGGCACGGTCGAGGCCGCCCAGGTGTTCGCCACCCAGGCGCGTGCGGCCGGCGTCGAGATCGGCCTGCGCCGGGTCGACACCTCGACCTTCTTCTCCGACCAGTACCTGCAGTGGGAGTTCGCGCAGAGCTTCTGGAACACCCGCAACTACCTCCCGCAGGCGTCGTCGTCCTCGATGCCGGACTCGCCGTTCAACGAGACGCACTGGGAGGACGCCGAGTACCAGGCCGTCGTCCGCCGGGCCCGCTCCGAGCTGGACCCGGCCGTGCGGGCCCGGCTGGTCCGGCAGGCCCAGCAGATCGAGTTCGACCGGGGCGGCTACCTCATCTGGGGCTTCCCGGACCGGGTCGACGCCCACCAGGCCTACGTCGGCGGGCTCGTCCCCAACCGGACCGGGCTGTCGCTGTCCGGCTACGAGTTCCGGAAGGCGTGGGTGAACGCATGA
- a CDS encoding ABC transporter ATP-binding protein produces the protein MSDTIECTGLRVATTGGREVLHGVDYAVAPGEILALVGESGSGKTTAALAALGHFRTGLACTGGTITFRGHTESHDDLLALPPATLRGIRGRLVSYVPQDPALSLNPLLRIGTQVSEVLAAHGHEGVAEERVREVLADVGLPTDDAFLRRYPHQLSGGQQQRVGIAAAFANRPDVVVLDEPTTGLDVTTQDLVLETVRRLVTRSRTAALYITHDLAVVAGLADRVAVMQAGEVVETGSVQQVLTAPEHPYTRALIAAVPDLDKAVERGPAPPGDGTPLLRVTGAGKRYGSRTVLDGVDLELWPGECLMLLGESGSGKTTLARGLSGLLGLDTGTLTLKGEELATPRSYAQLRSVQYVFQSPFASLNPRRTIGSSLEVPLRHLTDAGPEARRARVLDMLGQVRLDESFAGRYPGGLSGGERQRAAIARALVTAPDVLVCDEVTSALDVSVQASIIELLALVRRELGTAMLFVTHNIALAREVADRIAVLQGGRIVEQGTVSEVLANPQHDYTRQLLEHTPSMAAVR, from the coding sequence ATGAGCGACACGATCGAGTGCACCGGGCTGCGGGTGGCGACCACCGGCGGCCGGGAGGTGCTGCACGGGGTGGACTACGCCGTCGCGCCCGGCGAGATCCTCGCCCTGGTCGGCGAGTCCGGATCGGGGAAGACGACGGCCGCGCTGGCCGCGCTCGGCCACTTCCGGACCGGGCTGGCGTGCACCGGAGGGACGATCACCTTCCGCGGGCACACCGAGTCCCACGACGACCTGCTGGCGCTGCCCCCGGCGACACTGCGCGGGATCCGCGGCCGGCTGGTCTCCTACGTCCCGCAGGATCCGGCGCTGTCACTGAACCCGCTGCTGCGCATCGGCACCCAGGTGTCCGAGGTGCTGGCCGCGCACGGCCACGAGGGGGTGGCCGAGGAGCGCGTCCGGGAGGTGCTGGCCGACGTCGGCCTGCCCACCGACGACGCGTTCCTGCGCCGCTACCCGCACCAGCTCTCCGGCGGGCAGCAGCAGCGGGTCGGGATCGCGGCCGCGTTCGCGAACCGGCCCGACGTCGTCGTCCTCGACGAGCCGACCACCGGGCTGGACGTCACCACCCAGGACCTGGTGCTGGAGACCGTGCGCCGGCTGGTCACCCGGTCCCGGACCGCGGCGCTCTACATCACCCACGACCTCGCGGTCGTCGCCGGGCTCGCGGACCGGGTCGCCGTGATGCAGGCCGGCGAGGTCGTGGAGACCGGGAGCGTGCAGCAGGTGCTGACCGCACCGGAGCACCCCTACACCCGGGCGCTGATCGCCGCCGTCCCCGACCTCGACAAGGCCGTCGAGCGGGGGCCGGCCCCGCCCGGCGACGGCACGCCGCTGCTGCGGGTGACCGGGGCCGGGAAGCGGTACGGGTCGAGGACGGTGCTCGACGGCGTCGACCTCGAGCTGTGGCCGGGCGAGTGCCTGATGCTGCTCGGCGAGTCCGGTTCCGGCAAGACCACGCTGGCCCGCGGCCTGTCCGGGCTGCTCGGCCTGGACACCGGCACGCTCACGCTCAAGGGCGAGGAGCTCGCCACACCGCGCAGCTACGCCCAGCTGCGCAGCGTGCAGTACGTGTTCCAGAGCCCGTTCGCCTCGCTCAACCCGCGCCGCACGATCGGCAGCTCCCTGGAGGTGCCGTTGCGGCACCTCACCGACGCCGGGCCGGAGGCGCGCCGCGCGCGGGTGCTCGACATGCTCGGCCAGGTGCGGCTCGACGAATCGTTCGCCGGGCGCTACCCCGGCGGGCTCTCCGGCGGGGAACGCCAGCGGGCCGCCATCGCCCGGGCCCTCGTCACCGCCCCCGACGTGCTGGTCTGCGACGAGGTGACCTCGGCGCTGGACGTGTCGGTGCAGGCGTCGATCATCGAGCTGCTGGCGCTGGTGCGCCGCGAGCTCGGCACGGCGATGCTGTTCGTGACGCACAACATCGCGCTGGCCCGCGAGGTCGCCGACCGGATCGCGGTGCTGCAGGGCGGGCGGATCGTCGAGCAGGGCACCGTCTCCGAGGTGCTCGCGAACCCGCAGCACGACTACACCCGCCAGCTGCTGGAGCACACGCCGTCCATGGCGGCGGTGCGGTGA
- a CDS encoding mannitol dehydrogenase family protein has translation MRSLDEATIWSEGVPGVDVPGYDRSGVRTGIVHIGVGGFHRAHLAMYVDALLTAGEARDWGICGVGVLASDDRMRDVLRAQDGLYTLVRKEADGSLAPRVVGSLVDYLYAPDDPEAVIERIAHPDTRIVSLTITEGGYAIDQKTGEFDPEFPGIRADLAADRPTGAFGLVVEGLARRRDRGTGPLTIMSCDNMQGNGDVARRVVTGVAQLRDPELGPWVAANVTFPNSMVDRITPATADADREALAERFGLRDGWPVVCEPFSQWVLEDDFAAGRPEFERVGVQLVDDVVPYEFMKLRLLNATHQALGYLGYLAGHRYVHEVARDPAFAAFLRGYMDDEATPTLRPVPGIDLDAYKDTLLERFANPGVADTLMRINYGSSDRISIFLLPVVREQLAAGGPVDRAAAVVAGWCRYAEGTDEQGEPVPQQDRLAAELTPLARRERTEPLAFLRHRPVFGDLAEDERFAGAYRHALESLYARGAAATVAGLA, from the coding sequence ATGCGCTCGCTGGACGAGGCCACGATCTGGAGCGAGGGCGTGCCGGGGGTGGACGTCCCCGGCTACGACCGGTCCGGCGTCCGGACCGGGATCGTCCACATCGGAGTCGGCGGGTTCCACCGGGCCCACCTGGCGATGTACGTCGACGCGCTGCTCACGGCGGGCGAGGCCCGGGACTGGGGCATCTGCGGCGTCGGCGTGCTCGCCTCGGACGACCGGATGCGCGACGTCCTGCGCGCCCAGGACGGGCTGTACACACTGGTCCGCAAGGAGGCCGACGGGTCACTGGCGCCGCGTGTGGTCGGGTCCCTCGTGGACTACCTGTACGCGCCCGACGACCCGGAGGCGGTGATCGAGCGGATCGCGCACCCGGACACCCGGATCGTCTCGCTCACGATCACCGAGGGCGGCTACGCGATCGACCAGAAGACCGGCGAGTTCGACCCGGAGTTCCCCGGGATCCGGGCCGACCTCGCCGCGGACCGCCCGACCGGCGCGTTCGGGCTGGTCGTCGAGGGCCTGGCCCGGCGCCGCGACCGGGGCACGGGACCGCTGACGATCATGAGCTGCGACAACATGCAGGGCAACGGCGACGTGGCCCGCCGGGTGGTCACCGGGGTCGCCCAGCTGCGCGACCCCGAGCTCGGCCCCTGGGTCGCCGCGAACGTCACCTTCCCGAACTCCATGGTGGACCGGATCACCCCGGCCACGGCGGACGCCGACCGGGAGGCGCTGGCCGAGCGGTTCGGCCTGCGCGACGGCTGGCCGGTCGTCTGCGAGCCGTTCTCCCAGTGGGTGCTCGAGGACGACTTCGCCGCGGGCCGCCCGGAGTTCGAGCGGGTCGGGGTCCAGCTCGTCGACGACGTCGTGCCCTACGAGTTCATGAAGCTGCGCCTGCTCAACGCCACCCACCAGGCGCTGGGCTACCTCGGTTACCTCGCCGGGCACCGCTACGTGCACGAGGTCGCCCGGGACCCAGCGTTCGCGGCGTTCCTGCGCGGCTACATGGACGACGAGGCCACGCCGACGCTGCGCCCGGTGCCCGGTATCGACCTCGACGCGTACAAGGACACGCTGCTGGAGCGGTTCGCCAACCCGGGCGTCGCCGACACCCTGATGCGGATCAACTACGGCAGCTCCGACCGGATCTCGATCTTCCTGTTGCCGGTGGTGCGGGAGCAGCTGGCCGCGGGCGGGCCGGTGGACCGGGCGGCCGCCGTCGTCGCCGGGTGGTGCCGGTACGCCGAGGGCACCGACGAGCAGGGCGAGCCCGTCCCGCAGCAGGACCGGCTCGCCGCCGAGCTCACCCCGCTGGCCCGGCGCGAGCGCACCGAGCCGCTGGCGTTCCTGCGCCACCGGCCGGTGTTCGGCGACCTCGCCGAGGACGAGCGGTTCGCCGGCGCGTACCGGCACGCGCTGGAGTCGCTGTACGCGCGGGGCGCCGCCGCGACGGTGGCCGGCCTCGCCTGA
- a CDS encoding TetR/AcrR family transcriptional regulator, translated as MTAPPPAPPGDDAVAARVRELLDRDGWTQRRFAAAIGLDETKLSKSLAGRRRFAAGELVAIADVTGETVNRLLHGRDDARTHTAVPGGSAAPRSTAAPQGSRETRRRILEAAWVLIADRGYHRVRTSDVARACGTSPATIHYHFPSRSALLDEALRHNVKLAFDRQVAELGEIADPHVRLLRLIDLQLPEGELLRREWSIWIQVWAESAIDPTRRGLYWDSYDRWYRSVAMTLADGARTGVFVPGAEALARPLTALVDGLGIQVMAGTPGAACAEMRAVLHDYIDRAVLGGPGTTTDRTETG; from the coding sequence ATGACCGCTCCCCCTCCGGCCCCGCCCGGCGACGACGCCGTCGCCGCCCGGGTGCGCGAGCTGCTGGACCGGGACGGGTGGACCCAGCGCCGGTTCGCCGCGGCCATCGGGCTCGACGAGACGAAGCTGTCGAAGTCGCTCGCCGGCCGCCGCCGGTTCGCCGCGGGCGAGCTGGTCGCGATCGCCGACGTCACCGGCGAGACGGTGAACCGGCTGCTGCACGGCCGCGACGACGCGCGCACCCACACCGCCGTGCCGGGCGGCTCGGCCGCGCCGCGCAGCACGGCCGCGCCGCAGGGGTCCCGCGAGACACGGCGCCGGATCCTCGAGGCGGCCTGGGTCCTGATCGCCGACCGCGGATACCACCGGGTGCGGACCTCGGACGTCGCCCGGGCCTGCGGGACCAGCCCGGCCACCATCCACTACCACTTCCCGAGCCGGTCGGCCCTGCTCGACGAGGCGTTGCGGCACAACGTGAAGCTCGCCTTCGACCGGCAGGTCGCCGAGCTCGGGGAGATCGCCGACCCGCACGTGCGGCTGCTGCGGCTGATCGACCTGCAGCTGCCGGAGGGCGAGCTGCTGCGCCGCGAGTGGTCGATCTGGATCCAGGTCTGGGCCGAGTCGGCGATCGACCCCACCCGGCGCGGGCTGTACTGGGACTCCTACGACCGCTGGTACCGCAGCGTGGCCATGACCCTGGCCGACGGCGCCCGGACCGGCGTGTTCGTCCCCGGGGCCGAGGCGCTCGCCCGCCCGCTCACCGCGCTCGTCGACGGCCTCGGCATCCAGGTCATGGCCGGGACGCCCGGCGCCGCCTGCGCCGAGATGCGCGCGGTGCTGCACGACTACATCGACCGGGCCGTGCTCGGCGGTCCGGGAACCACCACCGACCGGACGGAGACCGGATGA
- a CDS encoding 3-keto-5-aminohexanoate cleavage protein: MNRDVIITCAVTGAGDTPGRSPHVPVTPAAIAADAIAAARAGAAVVHIHVRDPETGDPSRAVELYRDTVTRIRDAGVDVVLNLTAGMGGDLVIDAEDPLKPVDGTDLVNALERLPHVEELLPDICTLDCGSLNFGEGNQLYVSTPDMLRTGAKRVQELGVKPELEIFDTGQLWFASTMVDEGLIDAPPLFQLCMGIPYGAPADPGVLAAMVNLLPAGANFASFAIGRDQLPWVAQSMLLGGHVRVGLEDNLYLSRGVKATNEQLTERAVQIVQDLGGTVATPDRAREILGLAERADG; this comes from the coding sequence ATGAACCGTGACGTCATCATCACCTGCGCGGTGACCGGAGCCGGGGACACCCCGGGCCGGAGCCCGCACGTGCCCGTCACCCCGGCGGCGATCGCTGCCGACGCGATCGCCGCGGCCCGCGCGGGCGCCGCCGTCGTGCACATCCACGTGCGCGACCCCGAGACCGGCGACCCGTCCCGGGCCGTCGAGCTCTACCGCGACACGGTCACCCGCATCCGGGACGCGGGCGTCGACGTCGTGCTGAACCTGACCGCCGGCATGGGCGGCGACCTGGTGATCGATGCCGAGGACCCGCTGAAGCCGGTCGACGGCACCGACCTGGTCAACGCCCTCGAGCGGCTCCCGCACGTCGAGGAGCTGCTCCCGGACATCTGCACGCTCGACTGCGGCTCGCTGAACTTCGGCGAGGGCAACCAGCTCTACGTGTCCACACCGGACATGTTGCGGACCGGGGCGAAGCGCGTGCAGGAGCTCGGCGTGAAGCCCGAGCTGGAGATCTTCGACACCGGCCAGCTGTGGTTCGCGTCCACGATGGTCGACGAGGGCCTGATCGACGCCCCGCCGCTGTTCCAGCTGTGCATGGGCATCCCGTACGGCGCCCCGGCAGACCCCGGCGTGCTGGCCGCGATGGTGAACCTGCTGCCCGCGGGCGCCAACTTCGCGTCGTTCGCGATCGGCCGCGACCAGCTGCCGTGGGTGGCGCAGTCGATGCTGCTCGGCGGGCACGTCCGGGTCGGGCTGGAGGACAACCTCTACCTCTCCCGCGGGGTGAAGGCCACCAACGAGCAGCTGACCGAGCGCGCGGTGCAGATCGTGCAGGATCTCGGCGGCACGGTCGCGACGCCGGACCGCGCGCGCGAGATCCTCGGGCTGGCGGAGCGGGCCGATGGCTGA
- a CDS encoding ABC transporter permease, with translation MNLLTKLILRRLAVSVLVLLVVSLLIFAATLLLPGDPARAILGQQATPERVAALTEQLGLDRPAWERYLSWLGGVLTGDLGYSAATQGPVAELLGGRVTASALLLVLTAVISTPVALALGTWAAVRRATRTDSALSGASLVLAALPEFVIGVLLVVLFATSVVRILPSVTIARPGEPVWARPEQLVLPVLTLALVVVPYVIRMTRATLSESLDAGFVEMARLKGLPERTVLFRHAVPHTIGPVAQVIALQLAWLAGGVVVVEFLFRYPGIGQALIDAVANRDVQVVQAITLIIAAFYVLVNLAADVAGILADPRIRHSGGMSA, from the coding sequence ATGAACCTGCTCACCAAGCTCATCCTCCGGCGCCTCGCGGTGTCGGTGCTGGTCCTGCTCGTCGTCTCGCTGCTGATCTTCGCCGCGACGCTGCTGCTCCCCGGCGACCCGGCCCGCGCCATCCTCGGCCAGCAGGCCACCCCGGAACGCGTCGCCGCGCTCACCGAGCAGCTGGGCCTCGACCGTCCGGCCTGGGAGCGCTACCTGTCCTGGCTCGGCGGCGTCCTCACCGGCGACCTCGGATACTCCGCCGCCACCCAGGGCCCGGTGGCGGAACTGCTCGGCGGACGGGTCACCGCGTCCGCACTGCTGCTCGTCCTCACCGCGGTGATCTCGACACCGGTCGCGCTCGCCCTGGGGACCTGGGCCGCGGTACGCCGGGCCACCCGGACCGACTCGGCGCTGTCCGGGGCCAGCCTGGTGCTGGCCGCGCTGCCCGAGTTCGTGATCGGTGTGCTGCTCGTGGTGCTGTTCGCGACCTCGGTGGTCCGGATCCTGCCCTCGGTGACGATCGCCCGGCCCGGTGAGCCGGTGTGGGCGCGGCCCGAGCAGCTGGTGCTGCCGGTGCTCACGCTCGCCCTGGTCGTCGTCCCCTACGTCATCCGGATGACCCGGGCGACGCTGTCCGAGTCGCTCGACGCCGGCTTCGTCGAGATGGCCCGGCTCAAGGGCCTGCCCGAGCGGACCGTGCTGTTCCGGCACGCCGTGCCGCACACGATCGGGCCGGTCGCCCAGGTCATCGCGCTGCAGCTGGCGTGGCTGGCCGGGGGCGTCGTCGTCGTGGAGTTCCTGTTCCGCTACCCCGGCATCGGGCAGGCGCTGATCGACGCCGTCGCCAACCGGGACGTCCAGGTGGTGCAGGCGATCACGCTGATCATCGCGGCGTTCTACGTGCTGGTGAACCTGGCCGCGGACGTCGCGGGGATCCTCGCCGACCCGCGGATCCGTCACTCGGGAGGGATGTCCGCATGA
- a CDS encoding thioesterase family protein, which yields MTPLRHHDVVRPEWIDYNGHLSEPYYVLVFGDATTTLMDHAGMGERYRSETGCSLYTVEAHVRYLHEVGPDAALEVRTRVLGRDAKRLRLWHELHAEGRLVATEELMCLHVGPDGTRPFPDGVAGTLDALAASTSGPAPDHAGRAIRDLGPGR from the coding sequence GTGACCCCGCTGCGGCACCACGACGTCGTCCGCCCGGAGTGGATCGACTACAACGGGCACCTCTCCGAGCCCTACTACGTGCTGGTGTTCGGGGACGCGACGACCACCCTCATGGACCACGCCGGGATGGGTGAGCGCTACCGGTCGGAGACCGGGTGCTCGCTGTACACGGTCGAGGCGCACGTGCGCTACCTGCACGAGGTCGGCCCGGACGCCGCGCTCGAGGTGCGCACCCGGGTGCTGGGCCGGGACGCCAAGCGGCTGCGGCTCTGGCACGAGCTCCACGCCGAGGGCCGGCTCGTGGCCACCGAGGAGCTCATGTGCCTGCACGTCGGCCCGGACGGCACCCGGCCTTTCCCGGACGGCGTCGCCGGAACGCTCGACGCGCTGGCCGCCAGCACGTCCGGCCCGGCCCCCGACCACGCCGGCCGGGCGATCCGCGACCTGGGTCCGGGACGGTGA
- a CDS encoding dihydrofolate reductase family protein, producing MGTIDVHEFMSLDGVIEEPTWTAEFGFTEGMGEAIGKLCDQAILLGRTTYEGFYPAWSARGHDVESGGAFFNGAPKHVVTSTLADPLEWENSTVLGPYDPKRIQQLKDDTDGGIYVSGSATLVRAMLADGLVDTLNLFVYPIALGSGLKLFTEGQRIPLRLVETEAYENGVVRMTYGPPIT from the coding sequence ATGGGCACGATCGACGTCCACGAGTTCATGAGCCTCGACGGCGTCATCGAGGAGCCGACCTGGACCGCGGAGTTCGGCTTCACCGAGGGTATGGGTGAGGCCATCGGCAAGCTCTGCGACCAGGCGATCCTGCTGGGCCGCACCACCTACGAGGGGTTCTACCCGGCGTGGTCGGCCCGCGGGCACGACGTCGAGTCCGGGGGAGCGTTCTTCAACGGGGCGCCCAAGCACGTCGTGACGTCCACACTGGCCGATCCGCTGGAGTGGGAGAACTCGACGGTACTGGGGCCGTACGACCCGAAGCGGATCCAGCAGCTCAAGGACGACACCGACGGCGGCATCTACGTCAGCGGCAGCGCGACCCTGGTCCGGGCGATGCTCGCCGACGGCCTGGTCGACACGCTGAACCTGTTCGTCTACCCGATCGCGCTGGGCTCCGGGCTGAAGCTGTTCACCGAGGGCCAGCGGATCCCGCTGCGGCTGGTGGAGACCGAGGCGTACGAGAACGGCGTCGTCCGGATGACCTACGGGCCGCCGATCACCTGA
- a CDS encoding 3-hydroxyacyl-CoA dehydrogenase NAD-binding domain-containing protein, whose amino-acid sequence MAERGGTGAPAGLPPVSSIGTVACIGAGVIGAGWAAYYLARGLRVRAWDPAPDAAERLRRVVDAAWPALTELGLADGADRDALTVHPTVAEAVAGAGFVQESAPEDLALKRSLLAELAAETGPDVVVASSTSGFPMTDMATDAGDGSRLVVGHPFNPPYLIPLVEVVGGERSAPWAVARAAEFYRHAGKSVIEMERELPGFIANRLQEAIWREALHMVAAGEATPEEIDRSITDGPGLRWPVHGPCLTFHLAGGEGGMAHMLDHFGPSLKAPWTRLDAPELTPALRDDMVAGAEVSAGGRPMAELVAERDRAVIAVRRAVEAARAAGRP is encoded by the coding sequence ATGGCTGAGCGCGGCGGGACCGGCGCGCCGGCGGGCCTCCCGCCGGTGTCCTCGATCGGCACGGTGGCGTGCATCGGCGCCGGGGTCATCGGGGCCGGATGGGCGGCGTACTACCTGGCCCGCGGGCTGCGGGTGCGGGCCTGGGACCCGGCTCCCGACGCCGCGGAGAGGCTGCGCCGGGTGGTCGACGCGGCCTGGCCCGCGCTCACCGAGCTCGGCCTCGCCGACGGCGCGGACCGCGACGCCCTGACCGTGCACCCGACCGTCGCCGAGGCCGTCGCGGGCGCCGGGTTCGTCCAGGAGAGCGCCCCGGAGGACCTGGCGCTCAAGCGGTCGCTGCTCGCCGAGCTGGCCGCCGAGACCGGGCCGGACGTCGTGGTCGCGTCGTCGACCTCGGGGTTCCCGATGACCGACATGGCCACCGATGCCGGCGACGGTTCCCGGCTGGTGGTCGGGCACCCGTTCAACCCGCCGTACCTGATCCCGCTGGTCGAGGTCGTCGGCGGGGAGCGGAGCGCGCCGTGGGCGGTGGCCCGGGCCGCGGAGTTCTACCGCCACGCCGGCAAGTCGGTGATCGAGATGGAGCGGGAGCTGCCCGGGTTCATCGCGAACCGGCTGCAGGAGGCGATCTGGCGCGAGGCGCTGCACATGGTCGCCGCCGGCGAGGCCACCCCCGAGGAGATCGACCGCTCGATCACCGACGGGCCCGGCCTGCGCTGGCCGGTGCACGGTCCGTGCCTGACCTTCCACCTCGCGGGCGGCGAGGGCGGGATGGCGCACATGCTGGACCACTTCGGACCGTCGTTGAAGGCACCGTGGACCCGGCTGGACGCGCCCGAGCTGACGCCCGCCCTGCGCGACGACATGGTCGCCGGGGCCGAGGTCAGCGCCGGCGGCCGGCCGATGGCCGAGCTCGTCGCCGAGCGGGACCGGGCGGTGATCGCCGTCCGGCGTGCGGTCGAGGCGGCGCGCGCGGCAGGGCGCCCGTGA